The Acidithiobacillus ferrooxidans ATCC 23270 genomic interval TTTGGTCGTTTGCAAAGATCCGCTGGGGCGGGACATCGCCCGCGGTTTGATCAATCTCGACGCGCCGGTCGCTGCCCGCTGCTGCCGGAAACAGAGTCATGAACTGGCGGATGATCCTGAGGTGCTGGAAGATGTGCTGATTCATCGTGACAACTTGGTAATCAACGACTTGTTACTCTAAAAAGCGGTGAAACGGCTGACGATCCCGAAGCGATAGGGGATGTACCGATACTGATCCATCGCGATAGCCTGATGGTTAATGCTCCCCCGTCGGCGGAGCCATATTCCCGTCCATAGGTAAAATCCGACCGGGAATAATGTGGACGTCCTGCTGCTGGTGCGCCAGTGTTATGTTATGGCGGAGCAGACTTTCCACCACGGAAGCACGCAGGTCGGTCTGCACGTTATAACTCTTGTTACAGTCGTCCAGATACACCCGCAGATAGAATTGCAGGGCATTTTCGCTGACATCCAGTAACAGCGCGGTGGGCGGAATACCGCGCGGATCATCTTGCAGGACGTCGGGGTGGTTTTGACCTTCCGCTACCAGCAGCTGCTTTACCAGCGGGATATCGGCATCATGGGCAATGCTGAAGGGGATCATCAGGCGCAACACGCTATTTGTGTACATCCAGTTGGTCACCTGGCCAGAGATCAGTTCAGAATTAGGAACGAAGACTTCAGTGCGGTCAAAAGTAAGGATCAGAGTGTAACGGATGCTCATCTTCTGCACATATCCCTGAGTGTTCCCCACCTGAATCCAGTCACCAACACGAATGGGACGCTCCAATAGCAGAATCAGACCAGACACAAAATTATTGACGATATTTTGCAGGCCAAAGCCGATGCCTACCGATAGGGCGCCGGCGACGATGGCAAGATTACCGAGTGCGACACCGGCGGTAGAGAGTGCAATCAGCACCGCGATAATGAACCCGGTATAGCGGAGGATGGATAATACGGAGTGGCGGGCTCCGCTTTCCATATGGTTGATAATCCGCGAGTTATCAGACAGGTATTTCTGGACCAGGGCGTTGATGTTGAACAGGATGGCGAGCAGTATCGCGGCGATCACCCAGCGGAAGGGCTGGATGTGAAAACCGGCAATGGTGAATCCGGTGATAAAATATTTCCAGATCAAGGTAAATCCTGTATGCGTCAGGCCCCAGGCATGCAGGACGAAGGCCGCCACCCCCAACCATACGGCGGTGTAACTTATCGTACTGAACCAGGTTATCCATGGCAGGGGCTGATCTTCCTTCACGCGTAGGCGGCGGCGCAGGAAATGTTGCCAGAAACCGGATTTTTGTGCCGCCCGCATCCAGAATTCGGCAAGCCCCCAGGACAACAGGAACCCCATGCTGAGGGCCAGCAGGGACGTCAGCAGGCCGAAGAACAGATAATTGGAAAGGTTGCGATAACCGGACAGCGTACATATGGCGGTAGCGATCAGGGCCAGAAGCAGGACCATCCTGGGCAGCGGATGAGATCGGAAAGGCTTTTGCACGCCCATTCGCCAGACCAGCCATAACACCGCGCTGAGGAGGACTAGATGATATGCGGACACGAAAAAGGCCTGGTCTGCTGCGGACAAGGGATCCTGAGGGGAAATGCCTATCCACACGAGTCCGAACAGGGAGAGGAGGGCAATGAACCGCAGGGTTCGCAGTGCGGAGCGCAGCGTCTGCTGCTCCCAGGAAAAATGGCGGCTGACGATGCCGGACGACCGCAGGGCCCACGCGAGCAGCATGGAGATAGCGGCATAGGTGCCCCAGGTGCCGAATATGAGGGCAATGAGAGGCGAAAAGGTGTCTGTAATATAGCTTGAGGCTGCAGCCGCGGCGACGCCTCCCAGCAGGGGCGCATAATGGTAGAAATTTCGCTGCGTATCGGATAAATCCCGCGTGCGATGAATGGCCTTGGCCAAAGGCACCCGCAGAAACGACAGCAGGGCAAACAGGAAGATACCGATCCCGGCGGAGAGTTGCAGGCCCTTCTGGGCAAAAATGGAATGTTCATTCCAGGTAAGCCAGAAATGCCGCTCGGCAATCCAGGTAGTGGCAGGAGTAGACAGAAGGGCTACGGCCTGCTGCCAGATGTCGTGATCGTGGCGCAACAGCATTTGGGCCAGTAGCGCATCACGTTGTTCGCGGATCTGTCGGCCCAGATCCGCACTCGCAATGGCGAGAATCTTACAGGTGGCGAGTTCCCCGCTGAGAGTTTTCTGCTCATTCTGCAGCTTCTGGCGTAAAACCGTCAGATTCTCGGGCTCGCCGGCGACGGCGGGTCCAAGAATGCCCAGGGCTTTGTCCGTCTGGCTCAGATTGCTGTTTTTTTCGGTCATGCAGACGTCTGCATCATGGCCAATGGCGGTTACGCTTTTCTGCCAGTTCTGAAGTTGCCGCGTATCCGCATGCTGTGACAGCCCGCGGTGGATGGTCTGCAACGTGTCGTTAGCCGTCGCAAGTTGCAAGCCCGATGCCTGGGCCAGCAGCGGAATCGTCCACATTGCAAGGAGCATCCCCAGCAGAAAATAGCCTGAACATGAACTTCGCCTGTTGTCGGGTGTGCCGTTGTCGATCGGCCCAATGCTTATCCGGTTGATCACGCGCATCTCCTTCCTTGAACTGTTTTCCACCCGCCGGTAACCGGGCATCGGGCAAAAATCGTTTGTTACGTTATCACAAGGTGGGGTTATGTTGCTCCCACCGGATGTAGTTCTGCGGAAACGCCCTAACTGTTTATTTATTCGATGAAAAATAAATCGGAGAGGATTATGTGTCGGGAGCTGACGACAGGAACGCCGGTATTTGGCGCAGTATGACAGAAGTTTTGCACGTCGCGATGCTTTGGTCCGATGCCCGCAAAAAATGCGCATAACCTTGTGTCTGCGTGCCATGTCCGTCGCTGGATGCTGTATATATTGCGCCATGGCATGATACTTGCTTGACTTATTGCGCATCCGACGATCCAAAAGGAACAGTCATGAAAAAGCCCATCTATAATACCCTGTTAACGATGTTGATCGCCGCACCTTTTGTGGCTTTGGGGAGTTTTGTGAATACGGTGACCCCCATCGCCAGCCCCACACATACCGCATCTGTCCAACCGGTGTTGCAATCCGGTTTGCAGACAGTCAGTGCCGTGGGCCAGGTGGTGGGCCATGTGGAACAGGCTCAGTGGCTGAAGCTGACGCCCGCGTCTCCGGAGGAAGGGAAGCCGGTAGGCGAAGCTGTCGACGTGGTGCAGATCTGGTCCGTATGAGTGTGCCCGACCGGCGTGCGCGACGCTCAACCGAGTATGGCGCGGCGTGCGCCGTGGCTGAGCAGGGGGAGTGCAGCCCTTTGCAGCATGGGGGGCAGGGCGACGGGTTTGAGCAGCATCTTGATGGCCATATCGAAAGGGTAATAGCGATCCACCCAGCCGCCTATGCGTTTCCGGAACGCGGCAAAGTCCTCTATGAAAAACTTCTCTCCCGGATTTTTCACTTCAAAAGCATTTTTGATCGCCAGATAGCTGTCTTCCTGCTCTGCTTCCGCTACTCGTTTCCATAGTTCGCGACCGATACGCCAGCGCGAATTTTTTTCGGCGGCCTGATATTGCCTGAAAATTCTGTAAAAATATTTGTAGTGGTGGACTTCGTCAGCGCGGATGTGTGCGGCGATCTGGCGCAGCACCGGCTCCGGGCTCGCCGCCTGAATCATGGTGTAGAAGCTGGCCGTACCCGTCTCGACGACACAACGCGAAGCCATCTCCAGCGCGTGCGTGGGGCCGAGCAGTTCTGTGCGGCAGCAGGGCGCATACGCCGTCACGAAGCCCTGATATGCACGTTCCCAGTCGAAATCCGGCCAGACAAAGAGCACGTACCGGCGCAGCGCGTGCCCGTGCTGTACCTCTTCCATCTCCCACTCCTGGCGCAACCATGTGGTGGCGCCGACGTTTTCCTGGTAATACTCCACCAGGTTGCGGGTATAGAGATCGGAGAGCGTTTCTACAAAAGAGGCGCCGGCTAACAGGTAAAACCAGTCGGTGTTGCCGATGATCTTTTCTTTTTCAATGGTGGCATAGGGAATATCGGTCAGAGACCAGGTCGGACGAACGCTATCTGCGGGCATTGTGTTGGCCGCCTCCTTGAACTGCGGTTGATAAGACCTTTAACTATAGCGCACATCTGGCGGGGCCGCGCGTGGCTGGCGTATTATCCCCCGGGTACCTGCCCAGGGCAGGTAATGTTGCGTTTTCAGGAGGCCGTCATGGCGTTATGTGTGGAATTGCATCCCGTGAACCCGCAACCGCGATTGCTGGCGCAAGCGGCTGAAGTGTTGCGCGGGGGGGGCTTGCTGGTTTACCCAACGGATACCTGTTATGCCTTGGGCTGTACGGTGGCGGCACGGGAGTCCCAGGAGCGGCTGCGGCGCATCCGGCAACTGGATTTGCAGCATGACCTTTCGCTACTGTTTTCCAGTATTTCTCAGTTGACCGACTATGCCCAACTAGACGATCGCGCCTACGCACTGCTGCGTAGAATCCTGCCCGGACCTTATACCTTCATCTTGCCGGCGACCCGGGATGTGCCGCGTCGCCTCGCCGACCCGAAAAAGCGCAGTATCGGTGTACGCATACCCGCGAGCCCCCTCTGTGAGGGGCTGATTGCCGAATTGGGAGAGCCCCTGATGAGTTCCACCCTGCAGCTCCCCGGTGCCACTGCACCGCTGACGGATCCCGATGAAATCTGCAAAACGATGGGCAATCAGGTGGATATGGTGCTGCTGTCCGGCCCTGGCGGGGTGCGCTGTTCAACGGTGGTGGATTTGCTGCAGTGGCCGCCCCGATTGCTTCGCGAAGGTGCCGGGGATCCGGCAGCGCTGGGTCTGGGTGCTGCCGTCTGAGATGTCGGTGGTATTAGGCGGGCGGGTCAGTACACTGATATACTCCGGCCATGTCTGACGCCGCGCAATTTATCCAAACCTTGGCCATTTGGGCCATTCCTGTACTGTTCGCCATTACCGTGCACGAGGTGGCCCATGGCTGGGTCGCCTGGAAACGGGGCGACCCGACGGCCATGCTCATGGGGCGGCTAACCCTGAATCCCATTAAACACATCGATCCCTTCGGAACGATTCTTCTGCCGGGCATACTGCTCCTGCTTCATTCGCCCTTTCTATTCGGCTATGCCAAACCGGTGCCGGTCAATTTTGACGGGCTGAAAGATCCCAAGCGCGATATGGTGCTTGTCGCCATCGCCGGGCCGGCCGCCAACCTCTTGATGGCCTTCTTCTGGACGTTGGTGCTGTGGCTCGGCGGACATCTTCCCGGTGCCCTGGCCTATCTTGATGAACCCATGCAGTTGATGGGTAAAGCGGGCATCATGATCAACGTGATCCTGATCATTTTCAATCTGATTCCTATCCCGCCGCTGGACGGCGGCCGGGTGGCTGTGGGGCTCTTGCCGCCGTCCGCCAGCATTGCCCTGAGTCGGATTGAACCTTACGGGTTCATCATCCTGATCGTGCTGCTGTTCACCGGCGTGC includes:
- a CDS encoding mechanosensitive ion channel family protein; translation: MRVINRISIGPIDNGTPDNRRSSCSGYFLLGMLLAMWTIPLLAQASGLQLATANDTLQTIHRGLSQHADTRQLQNWQKSVTAIGHDADVCMTEKNSNLSQTDKALGILGPAVAGEPENLTVLRQKLQNEQKTLSGELATCKILAIASADLGRQIREQRDALLAQMLLRHDHDIWQQAVALLSTPATTWIAERHFWLTWNEHSIFAQKGLQLSAGIGIFLFALLSFLRVPLAKAIHRTRDLSDTQRNFYHYAPLLGGVAAAAASSYITDTFSPLIALIFGTWGTYAAISMLLAWALRSSGIVSRHFSWEQQTLRSALRTLRFIALLSLFGLVWIGISPQDPLSAADQAFFVSAYHLVLLSAVLWLVWRMGVQKPFRSHPLPRMVLLLALIATAICTLSGYRNLSNYLFFGLLTSLLALSMGFLLSWGLAEFWMRAAQKSGFWQHFLRRRLRVKEDQPLPWITWFSTISYTAVWLGVAAFVLHAWGLTHTGFTLIWKYFITGFTIAGFHIQPFRWVIAAILLAILFNINALVQKYLSDNSRIINHMESGARHSVLSILRYTGFIIAVLIALSTAGVALGNLAIVAGALSVGIGFGLQNIVNNFVSGLILLLERPIRVGDWIQVGNTQGYVQKMSIRYTLILTFDRTEVFVPNSELISGQVTNWMYTNSVLRLMIPFSIAHDADIPLVKQLLVAEGQNHPDVLQDDPRGIPPTALLLDVSENALQFYLRVYLDDCNKSYNVQTDLRASVVESLLRHNITLAHQQQDVHIIPGRILPMDGNMAPPTGEH
- a CDS encoding ferritin-like domain-containing protein, with product MPADSVRPTWSLTDIPYATIEKEKIIGNTDWFYLLAGASFVETLSDLYTRNLVEYYQENVGATTWLRQEWEMEEVQHGHALRRYVLFVWPDFDWERAYQGFVTAYAPCCRTELLGPTHALEMASRCVVETGTASFYTMIQAASPEPVLRQIAAHIRADEVHHYKYFYRIFRQYQAAEKNSRWRIGRELWKRVAEAEQEDSYLAIKNAFEVKNPGEKFFIEDFAAFRKRIGGWVDRYYPFDMAIKMLLKPVALPPMLQRAALPLLSHGARRAILG
- a CDS encoding L-threonylcarbamoyladenylate synthase, which codes for MALCVELHPVNPQPRLLAQAAEVLRGGGLLVYPTDTCYALGCTVAARESQERLRRIRQLDLQHDLSLLFSSISQLTDYAQLDDRAYALLRRILPGPYTFILPATRDVPRRLADPKKRSIGVRIPASPLCEGLIAELGEPLMSSTLQLPGATAPLTDPDEICKTMGNQVDMVLLSGPGGVRCSTVVDLLQWPPRLLREGAGDPAALGLGAAV
- a CDS encoding site-2 protease family protein, translating into MSDAAQFIQTLAIWAIPVLFAITVHEVAHGWVAWKRGDPTAMLMGRLTLNPIKHIDPFGTILLPGILLLLHSPFLFGYAKPVPVNFDGLKDPKRDMVLVAIAGPAANLLMAFFWTLVLWLGGHLPGALAYLDEPMQLMGKAGIMINVILIIFNLIPIPPLDGGRVAVGLLPPSASIALSRIEPYGFIILIVLLFTGVLWSVLGPLFLMMSNFFLTMGGW